The proteins below are encoded in one region of Paenibacillus albus:
- a CDS encoding ABC transporter permease: MIKRGFLYEIRKNRTLFLMALPAVFLVLLISYIPMAGIILAFKDYRFDLGVFGSHWNGFENFKYFFNSGTGLRVTRNTILYNLLNLATSQLFAIMIAIFINEMRGKYFKKISQSIIFLPFFISWTIVGVFVYNIFNYETGTLNTVLKSFHMDPVNLYSTPTVWIFIIAFFNSWKWVGYTSVIYIASILSIDAECFEAAEIDGANIFQKIFYITIPSISPTIFIMFLLNIGRILRGDFQMFYQIIGNNGQLFDTTDVIDTFVFRSLLTSGDIAMPAAATFYQSVLCFVIIMVVNGLIRKTRPDNALF, from the coding sequence TTGATCAAGCGAGGTTTTCTCTATGAGATCCGGAAGAATAGAACCTTGTTCTTAATGGCATTACCTGCGGTTTTTTTGGTCCTCTTGATCTCCTACATCCCGATGGCGGGAATTATTCTGGCGTTTAAGGATTACAGGTTCGACCTCGGCGTGTTCGGCAGTCATTGGAACGGGTTCGAGAACTTCAAGTACTTCTTTAATTCCGGGACCGGACTGCGAGTAACACGCAATACGATTCTGTACAACTTGTTGAATCTGGCCACCTCGCAGCTGTTTGCCATCATGATCGCGATTTTCATTAATGAGATGAGAGGGAAGTATTTCAAGAAGATATCGCAATCGATTATTTTCCTTCCTTTCTTCATCTCATGGACGATTGTCGGCGTCTTCGTGTACAACATCTTCAACTATGAAACCGGAACGCTGAACACGGTGCTGAAATCATTCCACATGGACCCCGTTAACCTCTACAGCACACCGACAGTGTGGATATTCATCATTGCTTTCTTCAACTCCTGGAAGTGGGTCGGCTATACGTCCGTCATCTATATCGCTTCGATCCTCAGCATCGACGCCGAATGCTTTGAAGCAGCTGAAATTGACGGAGCGAATATTTTTCAGAAAATATTCTATATTACGATTCCGTCGATTAGTCCGACGATCTTCATTATGTTCCTGTTAAACATAGGCCGGATATTACGGGGCGATTTCCAGATGTTTTACCAGATTATCGGCAATAACGGTCAGTTGTTCGATACGACCGATGTCATCGATACGTTTGTTTTCCGATCGCTTCTAACAAGCGGCGATATTGCGATGCCGGCTGCTGCGACGTTCTATCAATCCGTACTCTGCTTCGTAATCATTATGGTGGTGAATGGGCTTATTCGTAAGACCAGACCGGACAACGCATTGTTCTAA
- a CDS encoding nucleoside hydrolase — protein sequence MERTKIIIDTDIGDDIDDALAIALALESPELDVIGITTVFKNVTARAKLAVNLLSMAGRSDIPVYAGIASPILNKVDINEIPCQYSEEKDGHANGFGKNGNDFIVDTIMKSDGDITLVPIGPLTNIAVSILREPAFKHKVKEIVMMGGCFYSHLSEWNIRCDPEAARIVFESGIPIRAVGLDVTVQCVLTEEDVNRLKTSHKQSGAYIPELLDRWYKVAKHLPMMHDPLAVCAVFDNRMLEFQQDEIVVETQGEFTRGQTYNRSALYWRANAEQSVIKAAKHVDAEAFIKLYMDRVCF from the coding sequence ATGGAGCGAACGAAGATCATTATTGATACGGATATTGGCGACGATATCGATGATGCACTGGCGATTGCGCTTGCGCTGGAGTCGCCGGAGCTTGATGTAATCGGCATAACGACGGTGTTCAAAAATGTGACAGCACGGGCTAAGTTAGCGGTAAACCTGCTAAGCATGGCCGGGAGGTCGGATATTCCCGTCTACGCCGGAATCGCCAGTCCGATCCTTAACAAAGTTGACATCAACGAGATCCCTTGCCAGTACTCGGAGGAGAAGGACGGACACGCTAACGGTTTCGGGAAAAATGGCAACGATTTCATTGTCGACACCATTATGAAGTCGGACGGGGATATTACGTTGGTGCCGATCGGCCCCTTGACCAATATCGCTGTCTCTATCCTCCGAGAGCCTGCGTTCAAACACAAAGTGAAAGAAATTGTTATGATGGGAGGCTGCTTCTACAGCCATCTTAGCGAATGGAATATCCGGTGCGATCCGGAAGCTGCAAGGATCGTGTTCGAATCCGGCATCCCCATCAGGGCAGTTGGGCTAGATGTTACGGTGCAATGCGTGCTGACCGAGGAAGACGTGAACAGGCTAAAGACCAGCCATAAACAATCCGGTGCTTATATTCCGGAATTGCTCGATCGTTGGTATAAGGTGGCGAAGCATCTTCCCATGATGCATGATCCGCTGGCCGTCTGCGCCGTATTCGATAATCGCATGCTTGAATTCCAGCAGGATGAGATCGTTGTAGAAACGCAAGGGGAATTTACCCGCGGGCAGACGTATAACCGAAGCGCGCTCTACTGGCGGGCAAACGCGGAACAGTCCGTCATCAAGGCCGCCAAGCATGTGGATGCAGAAGCTTTTATCAAGCTGTATATGGACAGAGTATGCTTCTAA